From Carnobacterium alterfunditum DSM 5972:
TTAGTCACCTCATTTTATATAGCCTGCTATTCTGATTGTTTGTTCCCAGTCTGATTTCGCTTCTTTTTGCGATACTTCTTGAATTGCATATTTTTTCAGTAGAAATTCTTTTCCAATTTGTGGAAATAGTGCATATGTCAAAACATCTTCATCCGTTTTTGCTAATGTTCCTAATTCTTTTTTTAAACGTTCAAATTCTGGATGGATATGGTCAGCCGGTCGATTTGTAATAACTGGCTCATTATAAATGATCTGCTTTCTGAAATCATCACTGATAGGCATCGGCGGACGTCCATATGAACCATGTAAATAGTCTTTGATCTCATTTGGGACCATCTTGTAGCGTTCGCCAGTTAATACGTTAAAGACGGCTTGTGTTCCGACCATTTGACTCATAGGCGTCACCAACGGTGGGAAGCCTAAATCTTTTCGAACCTGTGGAACCTCTTTCAAAACAGCCTCATATTTTTCAGTAGCATTGGCTTGCTTTAATTGTGCATATAAATTTGATAACATCCCTCCAGGAACTTGATACAAAAGAGCTTTTGGATCCACACCCATCATCTTCGGATCCAATAGCTGATTTGCCAAATATTTATCCCGAATAGGCTTAAAGTAATCAGCAATTTCTTCTAACAATTTAAGATTCAATTTTGTTGTAATTGTCCCTTCATTTAATGCGATAGCCATCGATTCAGTCGGAGGTTGACTCGTTCCTTCTGAAAATGGAGAAATGGCTGTATCGATCATATCCACTCCTGCCTCTACGGCCAATAGATACGTCATTTGTGAGACGCCGCTCGTGGCGTGTGTATGAAGACTAAGTGGGATCGTTAAACTTTTCTTTAACGATCCAACAAGTTCTTTCGCGACATAAGGTGTCAGAATGCCGGCCATATCTTTGATGCAAATAGAATCAGCACCCATTTCTTCTAATTCTTTAGCTAGTTTGGTGTAATAATCGATGGTGTGGACTTCACTTATTGTGTAACAAATAACCAATTGAGCATGCTTATTATATTTTTTGACTGCTCTTAAAGAAGCAATTAAATTTCTAGGATCATTCAACGCATCAAAGATCCTAAAGATATCTATTCCATTTTCACTCGCTTTTTGAACAAATTTTTCTACGATATCATCTGCATAATGGCGATAGCCAAGCAAATTTTGCCCTCTCAACAGCATTTGCAATTTTGTATGCGGAGCACGCTCTTTTATGGCTCTTAGCCTTTCCCAAGGATCTTCATTTAAAAAGCGGATCGCTGCGTCAAATGTTGCTCCTCCCCAACATTCTAGTGAATAATATCCGACTTGATCCATTTTCTCGATAATAGGCAGCATCTCTTGTGTTGACATTCTTGTCGCCATCAAGCTTTGATGAGCATCTCTAAGAACGGTTTCCGTTATTTCAACTTGATGTTCTTTCATTTTCTTATGCCCCTCCTTAGTGAATAAAAGAGTTATTTATAAAGCCAACTTTGCTCTTATTTAGTAGCATCTTTAGTCAATAAGTTTTTGCATCGCTTCCAAGGCTTCATCAGGTAAAACATTCATTTTATTTTTTTCTTGCTCTTCTTGAATATAAGCTATCCGCATTTGCAACCGTTCTTGGACCAATTGACGATACCCCTGATCAGCAAAATTTGGTTCATAGTCTTCTAACGCAAGATAACTTAGCTCATTGAACGTCCCGAATGGTTTAAAATCAGCTGTACCCTCAACGATCGATTCAATACTGCTTAATGTAACCGCAGGAGTAACTTTTTCATCTAAAAAATAACCTGTATTTAAAATGTAGCAGTCGATATTTCGATCAGTAAATAAAGTTTTAAAATGATCAAAATCCTCTTTGAGCGGATAAATGCGGAATGGATTTGCATAAGGCTCGATCACCAATTTATTTACATCGATCCCTTTTTTTAATCGTTCAGCCGTTGAGCGTTTTGTAGCCAAGGTAGCTCCAAATGTTGCAGCAAGAATAGGATCAGTCACCTTGACCACAGGAGGCAAACTATCATCTTTCATGATCCAATAGATTGCGTCGATCGGTTCATTAAATTTGTCTACACGATTTGAAGTAGCATAACGTGATTTGACTGTTCGTCCATTTCCATTTCGTAAATCTTCAGTCAAAAGAACTTTATCTCCATTCTCATCTAATGTAACGGCAACGTTTTGTACCGTTACAAAATAATCGATTTCAGGATGATCTGAAGGATAGTCTTGTGTTTTATCAAAATAAGACGGTTCCAATGCAATGGAAGAACCATCCGCTAGTGAAATAATAAAGGCATCATCATGTAAAACTTCAACCGCATATTTATTTCCGTGTTTAGCATGAGTCAAAGTCGATTTTCCTGAACCTGATAATCCAAAAAAGGCTGACACATAATTTTTTCCATTAGATAATGTGAATTTCTTTTGTCCACCATGACAAGCAACATATTCCAATCTATGAGCGATCCCCCAAGCCATCGTTAATGTTGCTTTCTTTAATTCTCCAAAATAGTTCATTCCTAAGATTACAGCTGCATTATGCTTCGAATCAAAATAAGCTAATCCCATAGGATAATCTGGATGATGCCATTCAGGATCTTGATAGATAAGAATATCACCTTCGTTTATGGCTCTAGATCGAACATATAATTCATTGTATACTTCATTACAGATTTGAAAATTCAATAACCAAGAATACATATTGTTTTCTTGACCAACTGGTACGGTCAAATGAGCCTTTACCATGAATGCAGGATCTAATCCGACATAAGCCGATCCCTTATACCGCATTTTTTTTTCACCTTGATAAATAGCTTCACGAATAATTGGAGCTAGTTTAGCATCTTCTTCAGGGTTTTCTCCCAAAATACGTTTTGCTGCAGCTGTTCTCCCAACTACAGCTCCACCATTTTCAACTAATACACTTGCCCCATAAGGTAAGCCTAGTTTTTCCGGATGCTTGACCAATAAGTCTGTTACAACAGTATGCATTGAATCCTTAGCTAATAAGTAAGCTTCTTCGATCGTTTTTAATTCTTTAATATTATTTCCGTACATTGCTGTTTCAACTACTGAGCGTAAAGATGAAAATAATGGGTTACTTTTTCTAATCTCTGATTTGGAAAAAGTTGATTTGGTTGACATTATATCTCCTCCTATTTCTAAAAAAACATATAAAAAAACGCTTTCATTTATAATCTTTTTTAAAACATTGACACTTTTATCATACCAGATTAAATAAAAAAAAGCCCTAAAAACGAAATCGTTCTTAGGACTTTTAGTATACCGGCGGCCGGAATCGAACCGGCACGCCCTTGCGGGCACAGGATTTTGAGTCCAGCGCGTCTACCAGTTCCGCCACGCCGGCATATGGACTTCTTTTTTTCATCTTTTCAAAAATAAGGCGGTAACCGGATTTGAACCGGTGATGAAGGTTTTGCAGACCTCTGCCTTACCACTTGGCTATACCGCCATCTTTTTTAGTTGAATGAGTATTCAATTAAACTGGGCTAGCTGGATTCGAACCAACGCATGAGGGAGTCAAAGTCCCTTGCCTTACCGCTTGGCTATAGCCCATAAATAAAAAAGGCGACTGATGGGGTTCGAACCCACGCATGCCGGAACCACAATCCGGTGTGTTAACCACTTCACCACAATCGCCATGGTAATTATTTGTTTCCTGTCTTTCTTTAAAAATGGCAGGGGTAGTAGGAATTGAACCCACACTGATGGTGTTGGAGACCATAGTTCTACCTTTAAACTATACCCCTATCTTAAAATAGGTCTTTCTTACAAAAAACAATGGAGGGGGACAGATTCGAACTGTCGAACCCGAAGGAGCGGATTTACAGTCCGCCGCGTTTAGCCACTTCGCTACCCCTCCATAAATGGTGGCCTGGGACAGAATCGAACTGCCGACACCTTGAGCTTCAATCAAGTGCTCTACCAACTGAGCTACCAGGCCATTATAGAAATGGTTTTTAGTTTATTTAGTATACCAACGGTCTCGACGGGAATCGAACCCGCGATCTTCTGCGTGACAGGCAGACATGTTAACCCCTACACCACGAGACCTTGTTAAACTAATGGAGGTTGACGGGCTCGAACCGCCGACCCTCTGCTTGTAAGGCAGATGCTCTCCCAACTGAGCTAAACCTCCAGATAAAAGCGTACTTCTTTTCCTAATCTCAGTAACGTCGTTACTGATGACCCGTACGGGAATCGAACCCGTGATACCGCCGTGAAAGGGCGGTGTCTTAACCGCTTGACCAACGGGTCAGTGTTTTAAACGGAGAGTAAGGGATTCGAACCCTTGAGACAGCGTTCACCGCCTACATGATTTCCAATCATGCTCCTTCGGCCACTCGGACAACTCTCCAGATGGGGTTCACCAAACGAATCTCGTTTATAGTTACATAGATCGACTATGGTACTCCACAAGTAGGGCTCGAACCTACGACATCATGATTAACAGTCATGCGCTCTACCAGCTGAGCTATTGCGGAATAATTAAATTTGCGTGGCAACGTCCTACTCTCACAAAGGGAAACCCTTCACTACCATCGGCGCTAAGAAGCTTAACTTCTGTGTTCGGCATGGGAACAGGTGTGACCTTCTTGCCATCATCACCACACAATTTCAATCAAGAGAACATTATTCTCTCAAAACTGGATAAGTTAAAAATCGTTTTCGTTCATTGACCGTCTATCACCGTTTAAATCTTTGGTTAAGTCCTCGACCGATTAGTATTGGTCCGCTCCATATATCGCTATACTTCCACTTCCAACCTATCAACCTGATCATCTCTCAGGGGTCTTACTCACTTACGTGATGGGAAATCTCATCTTGAGGGGGGCTTCACGCTTAGATGCTTTCAGCGTTTATCCCGTCCACACATAGCTACCCAGCAATGCCCTTGGCAGAACAACTGGTACACCAGAGGTGTGTCCATCCCGGTCCTCTCGTACTAAGGACAGCTCCTCTCAAATTTCCTACGCCCGCGACGGATAGGGACCGAACTGTCTCACGACGTTCTGAACCCAGCTCGCGTACCGCTTTAATGGGCGAACAGCCCAACCCTTGGGACCGACTACAGCCCCAGGATGCGATGAGCCGACATCGAGGTGCCAAACCTCCCCGTCGATGTGGACTCTTGGGGGAGATAAGCCTGTTATCCCCAGGGTAGCTTTTATCCGTTGAGCGATGGCCCTTCCATACGGAACCACCGGATCACTAAGCCCGACTTTCGTCCCTGCTCGACTTGTAGGTCTCGCAGTCAAGCTCCCTTATGCCTTTACACTCTGCGAATGATTTCCAACCATTCTGAGGGAACCTTTGGGCGCCTCCGTTACACTTTAGGAGGCGACCGCCCCAGTCAAACTGCCCGTCAGACACTGTCTCCCAGCCCGATAAGGGCTGTGGGTTAGAGTGGTCATACAGCAAGGGTAGTATCCCACCAACGCCTCCACCAAGACTGGCGTCCTGGCTTCATTGGCTCCTACCTATCCTGTACAAGCTGTACAAACACTCAATATCAAACTGCAGTAAAGCTCCATGGGGTCTTTCCGTCCTGTCGCGGGTAACCTGCATCTTCACAGGTACTATAATTTCACCGAGTCTCTCGTTGAGACAGTGCCCAGATCGTTACGCCTTTCGTGCGGGTCGGAACTTACCCGACAAGGAATTTCGCTACCTTAGGACCGTTATAGTTACGGCCGCCGTTTACTGGGGCTTCAATTCTGAGCTTCGCCCTAAAGCTAACCCATCCTCTTAACCTTCCAGCACCGGGCAGGCGTCAGCCCCTATACGTCATCTTACGATTTTGCAGAGACCTGTGTTTTTGATAAACAGTCGCCTGGGCCTATTCACTGCGGCTGACCAATTGGTCAGCACCCCTTCTCCCGAAGTTACGGGGTCATTTTGCCGAGTTCCTTAACGAGAGTTCTCTCGCACACCTTAGGATTCTCTCCTCGACTACCTGTGTCGGTTTGCGGTACGGGCAGTTTGTTTCTAACTAGAAGCTTTTCTTGACAGTGTGACATCAGGAACTTCGGTACTTAATTTCCCTCCCCATCACAACTTGTTCTTAAAGAAGCAAGCATTTGACTCACTTCAAAACTTGTTGCTTGGACGTGCATATCCAACAGCACGTATTCCTTAGCCTACTGTGTCCCTCCATTGTTCAAACAAAACAAACTGGTACAGGAATCTCAACCTGTTGTCCATCGTCTACGCCATTCGGCCTCGACTTAGGTCCCGACTAACCCTGGGAGGACGAGCCTTCCCCAGGAAACCTTAGTCATTCGGTGGACGGGATTCTCACCCGTCTTTCGCTACTCATACCGGCATTCTCACTTCTAAGCGCTCCACTAGTCCTCACGATCTAGCTTCAACGCCCTTAGAACGCTCTCCTACCATAGAACCAATGGTTCTATCCACAGCTTCGGTGTTATGTTTAGCCCCGGTAAATTTTCGGCGCAGGGTCACTCGACTAGTGAGCTATTACGCACTCTTTAAATGATGGCTGCTTCTGAGCCAACATCCTAGTTGTCTAAGCAACTCCACATCCTTTTCCACTTAACATAAACTTTGGGACCTTAGCTGGTGGTCTGGGCTGTTTCCCTTTCGACTACGGATCTTATCACTCGCAGTCTGACTCCCGGATATAAATCAATGGCATTCGGAGTTTATCTGAATTCGGTAACCCTAGAAGGGCCCCTAGTCCAAACAGTTGCTCTACCTCCATGATTCTAATTCCGAGGCTAGCCCTAAAGCTATTTCGGAGAGAACCAGCTATCTCCAAGTTCGATTGGAATTTCTCCGCTACCCACACCTCATCCCCGCATTTTTCAACATACGTGGGTTCGGTCCTCCAGTGCGTATTACCGCACCTTCAACCTGGACATGGGTAGATCACTTGGTTTCGGGTCTACGACCACATACTCATTCGCCCTATTCAGACTCGCTTTC
This genomic window contains:
- a CDS encoding phosphoenolpyruvate carboxykinase (ATP); protein product: MSTKSTFSKSEIRKSNPLFSSLRSVVETAMYGNNIKELKTIEEAYLLAKDSMHTVVTDLLVKHPEKLGLPYGASVLVENGGAVVGRTAAAKRILGENPEEDAKLAPIIREAIYQGEKKMRYKGSAYVGLDPAFMVKAHLTVPVGQENNMYSWLLNFQICNEVYNELYVRSRAINEGDILIYQDPEWHHPDYPMGLAYFDSKHNAAVILGMNYFGELKKATLTMAWGIAHRLEYVACHGGQKKFTLSNGKNYVSAFFGLSGSGKSTLTHAKHGNKYAVEVLHDDAFIISLADGSSIALEPSYFDKTQDYPSDHPEIDYFVTVQNVAVTLDENGDKVLLTEDLRNGNGRTVKSRYATSNRVDKFNEPIDAIYWIMKDDSLPPVVKVTDPILAATFGATLATKRSTAERLKKGIDVNKLVIEPYANPFRIYPLKEDFDHFKTLFTDRNIDCYILNTGYFLDEKVTPAVTLSSIESIVEGTADFKPFGTFNELSYLALEDYEPNFADQGYRQLVQERLQMRIAYIQEEQEKNKMNVLPDEALEAMQKLID
- a CDS encoding oxaloacetate decarboxylase subunit alpha, with the translated sequence MKEHQVEITETVLRDAHQSLMATRMSTQEMLPIIEKMDQVGYYSLECWGGATFDAAIRFLNEDPWERLRAIKERAPHTKLQMLLRGQNLLGYRHYADDIVEKFVQKASENGIDIFRIFDALNDPRNLIASLRAVKKYNKHAQLVICYTISEVHTIDYYTKLAKELEEMGADSICIKDMAGILTPYVAKELVGSLKKSLTIPLSLHTHATSGVSQMTYLLAVEAGVDMIDTAISPFSEGTSQPPTESMAIALNEGTITTKLNLKLLEEIADYFKPIRDKYLANQLLDPKMMGVDPKALLYQVPGGMLSNLYAQLKQANATEKYEAVLKEVPQVRKDLGFPPLVTPMSQMVGTQAVFNVLTGERYKMVPNEIKDYLHGSYGRPPMPISDDFRKQIIYNEPVITNRPADHIHPEFERLKKELGTLAKTDEDVLTYALFPQIGKEFLLKKYAIQEVSQKEAKSDWEQTIRIAGYIK